One genomic region from Oncorhynchus keta strain PuntledgeMale-10-30-2019 chromosome 33, Oket_V2, whole genome shotgun sequence encodes:
- the LOC118366225 gene encoding cytochrome c oxidase assembly factor 6 homolog, with protein sequence MYISPSPAMSAPDSNQRKACWGTRDELWKCLDYNQDNAASCEKFQKEFEASCPAQWVKYFTKRRDFLKYKEKMQTEGFEPAAGPKS encoded by the exons ATG TACATTTCCCCGAGCCCAGCGATGTCTGCCCCTGACTCGAACCAGAGAAAAGCATGCTGGGGCACTAGGGACGAGCTGTGGAAGTGCCTTGATTATAACCAGGACAATGCCGCCTCCTGTGAGAAGTTCCAGAAAGAGTTTGAGGCGAGCTGTCCTGCTCAGTGG GTGAAATACTTCACCAAGAGGAGAGACTTCTTGAAGTACAAGGAGAAGATGCAGACGGAGGGCTTTGAGCCTGCTGCCGGGCCTAAGTCCTAG
- the slc13a4 gene encoding solute carrier family 13 member 4 — translation MRLEAAARMDLIKKLWRARKLILVVLIPLSLLPLPLIHPTSEACCAYVLIVTAVYWVSEAVPLGAAALVPAFLYPLFGVLKSSEVAAEYCKDTTLLLMGVICLAASIEKWNLHKRIALRMVMIAGAKPGMLVLGFMCCTVFLSMWLSNTSTTAMVMPIAEAVLQQLISTGVADTQEDSETVEATEDDCLGDKEENLEKNQLERLYRRDSCVKQELCTLTELPTVETNGTGRKASKTSLGQLSLKQTNGQLPSTAISIPEPKKEKESKNSRYPTKRDHMICKCLSLSITYAATIGGLITITGTSTNLIFAEQFNNRYPDAKVINFGTWFIFSFPIAIIMLLLTWVWLHFLFLGCNFRETCSLSKKRKTRREMLSERKIHDEYIKLGPISYPEVVTGVFFILMTLLWFTREPGFVPGWTSLFEKKGYRTDATVSVLLGFLLFLIPARRPFSRAPRTTAGDGSTERDPDPLAPMITWKDFQNLMPWEIVILVGGGYALAAGCKVSGLSVWIGRQLEPMSGLPPWMVTLLACLLVSAVTEFASNPATLTVFLPILSALSETLKINPLHTLIPATMCVSFGVMLPVGNPPNAIVFSYGHVQISDMVKAGFGVNLIGVLVVMLAITTWGVPLFNLTEFPDWAIDRNVTGSL, via the exons GAGGCCTGCTGTGCGTACGTGTTGATAGTGACAGCGGTGTACTGGGTGTCAGAGGCTGTACCCCTGGGGGCTGCTGCCCTCGTACCAGCCTTCCTATACCCGCTGTTCGGAGTGCTCAAGTCCAGCGAG GTAGCTGCAGAGTACTGTAAGGACACCACTCTGCTGCTGATGGGGGTGATCTGTCTGGCGGCCTCCATAGAGAAATGGAACCTCCACAAACGCATCGCTTTACGCATGGTCATGATTGCCGGAGCCAAGCCTGGCAT gTTGGTGCTGGGTTTCATGTGCTGTACGGTCTTCCTGTCCATGTGGCTCAGTAACACCTCCACTACTGCCATGGTGATGCCCATCGCTGAGGCCGTCCTGCAGCAGCTCATCAGCACCGGCGTGGCCGACACCCAGGAAGACTCCGAAACCGTCGAGGCCACCGAGGACGACTGCCTCGGCG ACAAGGAAGAGAATCTAGAAAAGAACCAACTAGAGCGTCTGTATCGCAGAGACAG CTGCGTGAAGCAGGAGCTCTGCACTCTGACTGAG TTGCCGACTGTGGAGACTAACGGGACTGGTAGGAAGGCCAGTAAGACCAGTCTGGGCCAATTGTCCCTAAAGCAGACCAACGGACAACTGCCATCG ACAGCGATCAGCATCCCAGAGCctaagaaggagaaggagagcaaGAACTCTCGCTATCCCACCAAGAGAGATCATATGATCTGTAAATGTCTCTCTCTTAGCATCACGTACGCAGCCACCATTGGAGGCCTCATCACCATCACTGGCACCTCCACCAACCTTATCTTCGCCGAACAGTTCAACAA TCGCTACCCGGATGCGAAGGTGATCAACTTTGGGACCTGGTTCATCTTCAGTTTCCCAATCGCGATCATCATGCTGCTGCTGACCTGGGTTTGGCTGCACTTCCTCTTCCTCGGCTGCAA TTTCAGGGAGACATGCTCGTTGAGTAAAAAGCGTAAGACGAGGAGAGAGATGCTGTCAGAGAGGAAGATCCACGACGAGTATATAAAGCTCGGGCCCATCAG CTATCCAGAGGTGGTGACAGGAGTGTTCTTCATCCTGATGACTCTGCTGTGGTTCACCAGAGAACCAGGCTTCGTACCCGGGTGGACGTCGCTGTTCGAGAA GAAAGGCTACAGGACCGACGCCACTGTCTCTGTGCTGCTGGGCTTCCTGCTCTTCCTCATCCCGGCCCGCCGGCCCTTCTCTCGGGCCCCCAGAACCACAGCAGGGGACGGCTCCACAGAAAGAGACCCAGACCCCCTGGCCCCCATGATCACCTGGAAGGACTTCCAGAATCTCATGCCCTGGGAGATCGTCATCCTTGTGGGAGGGGGCTACGCCTTGGCTGCTGGCTGCAAG gTGTCAGGGCTGAGTGTGTGGATTGGCAGACAGCTGGAGCCGATGAGTGGTCTCCCCCCGTGGATGGTCACGCTGCTGGCCTGCCTGCTCGTCTCTGCGGTTACAGAGTTCGCCAGCAACCCTGCTACTCTCACCGTGTTCCTACCTATCCTCTCTGCTCTG tCCGAGACCCTGAAGATCAACCCCCTCCACACACTCATCCCCGCCACCATGTGTGTGTCATTTGGGGTCATGCTGCCCGTCGGGAACCCCCCCAACGCCATAGTGTTCAGTTACGGACACGTGCAGATCAGCGACATG GTGAAGGCAGGCTTTGGGGTGAATCTGATTGGTGTTCTAGTGGTGATGCTGGCCATTACGACCTGGGGTGTGCCCCTCTTCAACCTGACTGAGTTCCCAGACTGGGCCATCGACAGGAACGTCACTGGCAGCTTATAA